From the Lolium rigidum isolate FL_2022 chromosome 2, APGP_CSIRO_Lrig_0.1, whole genome shotgun sequence genome, one window contains:
- the LOC124689029 gene encoding uncharacterized protein LOC124689029, with amino-acid sequence MSKRQLMLQPCGHTVKRRRGQSQPRQRQHLYLVVDDWERGYSVRKIDVDALDSEAHAEPFDSEADSDAFDSDAEALDLDEDAETLPEPPVIRFKAPHCRLWYFGGHGTNILAMPVSSRADNAFPVIDTKTLGLTLCAHPDGHKVYHKPVFASVGGELYMMVESSVCVLGAPPPAPHNKDTQWSWTILPDLAPVKSSCITSSALHPDGHTLFVSEVKSTFSLDTEKLSWSCQGNWVMPFKGQAYFDNELDAWVGLCRHKGGIGYVCCCDVPPVATAAKCGSMPAWKLGKDQLFSQDNERHLGANLLYMGNNNYCLIQSLLHKKYNQRCQGPRRLVLYVTKFGLKYDKNGELRTTRLSARSYEMVEGHELNDLCSTPVAFWM; translated from the coding sequence GCGGCGGCGGGGGCAGTCGCAGCCGCGGCAGCGGCAGCATCTTTATCTCGTGGTGGATGACTGGGAAAGGGGATACAGCGTGCGCAAGATAGATGTCGATGCCTTGGACTCTGAAGCCCACGCCGAGCCCTTTGACTCTGAAGCCGACTCCGACGCCTTTGACTCTGATGCTGAGGCCTTGGACCTGGATGAAGATGCGGAGACCCTCCCAGAGCCGCCTGTTATTCGCTTTAAGGCCCCTCACTGCAGATTGTGGTATTTCGGCGGGCATGGCACCAACATACTTGCAATGCCAGTCTCCAGCAGAGCCGACAACGCCTTCCCCGTAATCGACACCAAAACTCTGGGGCTCACCCTCTGCGCACACCCCGATGGCCACAAGGTATATCACAAGCCTGTTTTCGCGTCTGTTGGTGGCGAGCTTTACATGATGGTGGAATCCAGCGTGTGTGTGCTTGGTGCCCCGCCACCGGCACCCCACAACAAAGACACTCAGTGGTCTTGGACCATACTCCCAGACTTGGCCCCGGTCAAGTCTAGTTGCATCACATCCTCTGCATTGCACCCCGATGGCCACACACTCTTCGTCTCCGAGGTGAAAAGCACCTTCTCATTGGATACTGAGAAGCTTAGCTGGAGTTGCCAAGGAAACTGGGTCATGCCTTTCAAAGGCCAAGCCTACTTTGACAACGAACTTGATGCTTGGGTTGGACTCTGCCGTCACAAAGGTGGTATTGGTTATGTGTGCTGCTGTGATGTGCCACCTGTTGCCACCGCTGCCAAATGTGGTTCCATGCCAGCCTGGAAGCTCGGCAAGGACCAGCTCTTCTCTCAAGACAACGAGAGGCACCTAGGTGCCAACCTTCTCTACATGGGCAACAACAACTACTGCCTAATTCAGTCTCTcctccacaaaaaatataatcaACGCTGCCAGGGGCCACGTCGCCTTGTGCTGTACGTCACCAAGTTTGGTCTCAAGTATGATAAAAATGGAGAGCTGAGGACAACGCGGCTAAGTGCGCGCTCTTACGAGATGGTTGAAGGACACGAGCTTAATGATCTTTGCTCGACTCCCGTGGCATTCTGGATGTAG